attgtacattagatcaaagagcaaaccggtatgttaaaatttttatccatttatactattaaaaattagtccTTGCACGTCAGCATGAGGTACATGTGGCACGTCGCTTGTCATTGTTTAGCTACTCCGTTGATCAcatcagtttttaacagtacaaatgaatgaaatatttaacaaaaagaaccaatttgctctttgatttaatatacAGGGACtagtttacccatttttttTGAGTCAAGaaggcaaaatgcaatccgactcCTAGTACGggggcctccatgatacttttaccgtCTTAGCTTATATATAGCAATGTGCCTGGCTTATGATAAGTGTTATGCTTCTAGGTGCGCTTTGTGGTTATGGGGAATATGTTTTGCACGGAGCTACGAATTCATCGTCGTTATGATCTAAAGGGATCAACTCATGGAAGAATTACagataaagataaaattcatgaaaacaCTACTTTGAAAGATCTTGATTTGTCATATGAATTTCACATGGACAAATCATTGCGGGAGTTCCTTTTTGAGTAAGCTTCTTATTTTCATCTTATATAACATCATCTTCTGCAGTGATACTATGATTTTCTCATAATTGGTGGGTTATATTTAACCATAAATGTTCTTTTTGCTTGTATTGCAGCCAAATTGCCGACGATTGTGCATTCTTGAAATCTCAACAGATAATTGATTATAGCCTTCTTTTAGGTTTACATTTTAGAGCTCCTGAGCCACTTGACGGCCTTGTAGAACCTCCTAACATTTCGCCTAATATGCAAAGCTCACCTGCTGGCCAAGGTAGGTTCCTCTTTCtcatttgatcattttatgttatttatatggCTTGGTTTATGTGATGGTGTGCAAAAGGTGGGAAGGAAGTAGTTATActgtaatattaaaataacttggGAGTTACTAGCAAGTGTTAAATGCATTGGTAAGGCACATTGCACTCTTTGTTTTGGGGGGAGGGGGGGATGAACCCCGAAAGGATTAGTCTTCATAGACCGAAAAACAGACATGGAGGATACCTTGGTCATACCAGAAAAATGTAATGAGACAGTAGTTGTGCTGACCCTTTTCCTAGATTTGGCCCTCAAGCACTTGAAGTAAGCTGAGGTGCACTATGGAAGAAAATTTACATGATACTAGAGTTCTGCTCTCTTGGATGCTTTTGGTTATATTTATGTGGTTCTGATAGTCAACCAACTTAGAAAATAAGATACTATAGGGGGCGTTTGGATCGGGTAATCTCACATATCGTGTTTAGTTCAACAGCTTTCCCTTGAGTCGGTAATTTGATATTTCCAACATTGCCAAACTTTGGTAATATAGGGGATAATCTCAGTACTTCTTAGTTCTTATATAATCTAACATTAAATCGGTAATGTCTCATTTTTAACGACTTAGATTCATTTTGCCTAAAccataatgaaataataataaaaactaatgaatCAAACTCTTTAGTTCTTTGCATGAGTCATCACCAAACCGAGCATAAGAATATGCCAGTGCATGTGATATACAACTGCGACTGGAAAGCCCGAGATAGTAGACATGTGATCCCCTTTTGAACTCTAGgaataacttttatatttcttttccgTCTCTACTTCCCAATCTTGGGTTCCTTTGTTTTCATATTATCAATTTATCGAATAGTATGCACCTTATGTTATGCTTTCATTATGTCTGACCGCAGATGGTGAAGTGTTGTTTCCATCAAAAGGCTTCGTGCTACTTGCCCATGAACCCAGCTCTGTTAACACCGACCCAGGTCCTCACATTAGAGGAAGAGCATTACGAGCTTTCTCTTTGGGCAACCAGGAAGTTGATATTTTGGTGCCTGGTACTGGAAGGTAGCTGCTTTCGTTATCATTCTGAATATGGAGATTGCTTTTTTTTCAGTTATTAGCAAGAGTCATTTTATTCAGTCGGCCGACTGCTTTTTACTCAGGTTACGGGTGCAATTAGGAGTAAACATGCCGGCACGGGCTAATCACAAGCTTCCCCAAGATGAGTCCGATTCAGCCGAAGTCGAACTCTTTGAGGTATATGATGTGATTCTCTATATGGGAATTATTGATATTTTACAGGAATACAATGCAAAGAAAAAGGCAGAGCATGCATACAAATCAGTGAAATTTGGCCCCACGACAATATCTGTCGTGGAACCCGAGCTGTATGCTAATCGTTTCACCAATTTCTTGAAACAAAAAGTTTTCCCTGAACAACCATGAAcacaaattgtaaatatttcatCTCCTTTCCATTgctttttcattccttttctacttttttttttttttgtctttttgacACAATTCTTTTTACACTTGTATAAAATTATCACTGTCTGCGCCTGTTGTTGTATACTCCCATGGTATAGTTCTTAGTAAATGAGTTTTACATTCTTCTCCCTCTGtatgtacttatatatatatgtgtttgaatgtGTGTGATTTAACAACCCATGTCAAAAACTCAAAATGATTTTGGAATAATGATAACTTTATTATTCtcataaacattttttttcacaGCATTACTAAGTATTTTTTTCATCCCACGTTCtaacaatcaaaatatatttcaacCTAAAACTTTTTCTTGGGCACCAATACTAAACTAGCCCCAACTTACCCAGTCAAGAGCTTCACACTTAGCAACTCTTTCCCCAGCTTTTGAGTCTGAACCCCAAAAGCAAGCCGTAATAGAATTCAACTTCAAAACTGGACAGACAacacaaatattacaacatAGAGTAAAAACTTTTCGGATTCTATCATTTTGAACCGAGCGCGAAAGACAACTTCGGTCGCAGTTTGTTCTTTCCCAGTAATTTCATCTGGTTTAAACGTTCTTCCTCCTCCTGTTGCTTCTTCCTTTTCATTGCCTCTTCCTTTTGTCTTTGAAGCTCCTCTAGTTCTCGATACCGTTCCTCCTCCCTTCGCTGCTGTTCCAGTGCTTCCCTTCTTTGAGCTTCTTCCACCCTCTTCCGGTTCTCTTCGAGCatcttttccaactcctctttCTCTTTTCGAGCTTGCTcctgttttaataaaatcagtTGAGGTTGATCATAAAATAGCATGAAAATAGTCACAGCTAGAAGCTAGtgagataaaattaataaacactGTCATCGTACATTGAATATTATATGAGGAAAATAATGTATTCTTTCTCTCCCCCTGTACAAAAATACATGTGTCTGGGACAATTGAGGATTCGGTGATCAGATATGCATTCAcaagaaaaattgaaacaaacGCTTGTGTCTTAGATATTACCTCTTTTTGCCTAGCCTCGAGAAGGGCagcttccttttctttttcaagttgAATTGCAACTTCATCATTAAGTCTTCTCCGTCCCTCCTCTAATCGCTTCTGAATTTCCTGCTTGATTTCGTCAGAATTCAATCTCTCTTCAACCTTTTTTAGAATTGCTTCTTCCACTCTCTTAGCAGTCTCTTCTTCTATGAGTTTCAACTCTGCTTCCTGTTGACGCctggaaaacaaaagaaatgtcAAGCAGGAAAATGACGGCACGCATTCAGGGAAATATGCTGCAACCTTTCATTACAGATATCTTTCCAAAACCAAACAACAGTACAAAAAAAGCAGCTGACATGTCAtgttctctcttttctctttgtttctctCACCATCTTTCTTGATGCACTATGTAACTATAATAAACGGGCAAACTAACCTTCACGACGACAAGGCACTAAAAATATGCTATGCTTTTAAGGCATACCTCTAATCGAACCTGATCCAAACAAAAGAGTTACAAAACTGGTGAACAGTAGATAAAGGTGCATCCAATCagattatcaaatataacaaaGTTGAATTATAGCGGTATCTTCCTTCAGAAAATCCTGTGGAGAAGAATATCAAGTAACTTGCGCAATTTTATAACTAATCATTGTAATACTTCAAACATCGCATCAAAATACAGTTTTGACAAGAAGAGCTTGTATCTTTTTACAGATATCATCCTGTTTTTATGGATGGCAAATAATATTCAACTTAAAACATTTAGTCAGAATGACTTTCACTGTAAATTACAAAACCAACAGAATTAAGATGCTCGGACAGCACAAACATTTCTCTCGGTGTTCTACAATGGCAAGCACATAGACAATTCTCTCTCTGTGGtttttctttgtatattctgTGGAAGCAAACTTCCATGAGTTGTACAAAGTAGCCCATAAACCAAGGTTTTGGTAAAATGTATCACAATTCGGTAGGTAAGGCGAAGGGGTTTGTGTACATGCAACTGAATGCTCTTTGCCAAGATTGAAATTAAGGCCTGGAAAAGAGTTCAGATTTTGGCAAGACCTAACAAACTACATTAAGCTTGCTATCACTGTATCATGTCTCCCATATGATTTGTGGTTATATCATCCTAGTAAACCAAATATCATATTGTTATCACAAAAACTATACAATAATATATCAACTTCCACCAAATAGTTGATGGACCCaaatatcaataaaatcaataaatttggaaaatgtagcaaaaataaaaaaccagaATGGATATAATTCAAGAAGATCTACAAGAACagtggaaaaaaaataaaataggctGAATAAATATGACAGCATACGATATACCTTTTCctctcttcctcttcttttttcagTTCCTCACAAGCATTTTTGCAGTCTATTGACCCAAGATTTGGGCTAGGTGATTTATGAGTAGGAGACAATGAAGAACTCGTACTTCTTTGCCTCTTATAACGCTTTGGAATTGGAGAACGACTTTTATGACGTCTTGCAGAGGGAGAACGGCTTTTGTAGTGCCGTGGACTAATGGAACGACTCTTTCTTCTGTACAGCAACACAAATTATTGAGCAACAGCAATAACATTTGGGCATACTAGCTACACAAACTAAGAATGAATAAAGCTCACCATCTAGCatgataaatataaaagcatataCAGTTACCTCATACATTGTTAAGATAAGCATTGAGCTCCGTCATTTATgacatgaagaagaaaatgttaCATTCGAGCAACGAAAGGAACCCACAGCACCCATCTCAAGTGATGGGAAGAACTTTGTCTTTAATGTTCTAACGAAGAGCATGCTTCCTATCACTGTCATAGAATTCTCTATACTTTGCTCCAAATCTATTTGTATTTAGCACATTTGATATTTCCATTTTCCCAAGCAAAAGGAAAGTTCCTCACACATCAAATGCTCACCGAGACATTGATAATTTCATGGAAGATATTTAATAATACACCATCAAACTTTACTGGAATAATTCAGCAACACTTCTTTATCAGAAGGGtgattattaaacataaatatataataatgtaCTCAAGGAAGTCAGACAGTGAAGCCATCTGTACAGAAAAGCACCACACGcataacaaaacatgtttaactGCAATGTAAATGAAACTGAAAGCCCTGTTCTACAAAAAGCCAACACCACATCCTCAACCGCAGCAGCACCTTCAAATTTAGCGCATTCAGAAATCTAATTGCCACTCATTACCATATTCTTGTCTAGGATCTGATTCTAAAAAATATGATCATAATTGTAAACGGAAAGCAAGCTACATAGCCTTTCAGTAAATCCGAAAGAGCACCAaaagatatacaaataagtacaGGCTGCTTACACATAAACTTGAAGAATTTGTAATTCCAATCCGCAAGAATAATTCCAGTGTTCCAACCTTTCTTACAAAATTCCTTACAGTATCTCGTACATTAACAAATTAACATAAACAGCATGAATATAAACGGGATCACCTGCTATTAGAATAAGATGAATATGGCGATAGGCTTCTATCCCTTCGGCTTCTCCTCCCGTACCTATGCCTTACAGGAGACCGCGATTGTCGACGCCTATAAGAGGGTGAGCGAGATCGCAATCTTGACATATCTCGAGGCATCTGCTATCAGTTAACAACCTCAACCTTAAGCAATATCTGTTTCAATATTCAAACGTTTCTCCTgcaaattgaaatatttatcgCTAAGTCAATACGATAATCatttaaagaaactaaaaagaaTAAACTTGGATTCATCTGTAATCAATTTGACCTGAAAATTCCAATATTGCTGAgcggaaaaaataaaattatcagcTTAATAGATAAGATTTCGTCTTTCGACATTCCCTTCTTGTTTCTCTAAAAAATTTCCCGGATTTTCTAGTTAAACAAACAAAACGAAAAGTAAAACAGATGATTTTAAGATAATAGAATAAACCCTAGAGCAGGCCAACCTGCGAACCAATATCGAAATTCTTCAGACATCATCCTTCACATGAAActgacattaaataattaaaaattttaaattaattaaaaaagtaaaacatatatatagcaAATTAGAACCAAACCCTAATTggagaaattaaacaaaaatcgTGTACgccaattaaaaattagatgagGCAAACTAAGCGAATAAAAATTCAGTACCGGTACTTTggatgaattttatgaaatatctTAACTTCTGATCTGATCGGAAAGTTTCTGCATTTGCCttcaatattattttagggtttaataataattattggaaacagcataatatttataattataaatattatttatcagaAAAGTGAAATATTATTAGGACACTGTCCAAATGTTGACGTGGAAAGATCTCATTGGAGAAACGCAAAGGTGGTAAATAGACATTGAAAATATTGActgaattttttaagttttaaatttttaatatagaaaataaaataaaaacttataattGAGTATTTAccctttattatttaattttgggtaaactacagtaatagtcattcaactattagtaaatttctttttgccaactaattataaaaagtaacaaaattatcattcaactatttgaatttttttcatccatcattaaattaataattactaATGAAAAGATAACTTGatagcttttaaaattgacataattttaaCACTTTACATTTAtacattatgtcaatttagtcttgaattttaaaaaatttaacccttaacattttacacattttgtaattttacttttatttgtgacatcgagggttaattttaaaataatgagaaaaaataaaattcattatctTGGATATTCAAgtgttt
The sequence above is a segment of the Gossypium raimondii isolate GPD5lz chromosome 4, ASM2569854v1, whole genome shotgun sequence genome. Coding sequences within it:
- the LOC105779670 gene encoding uncharacterized protein At1g10890 isoform X2; its protein translation is MPRDMSRLRSRSPSYRRRQSRSPVRHRYGRRSRRDRSLSPYSSYSNSRRKSRSISPRHYKSRSPSARRHKSRSPIPKRYKRQRSTSSSLSPTHKSPSPNLGSIDCKNACEELKKEEEERKRRQQEAELKLIEEETAKRVEEAILKKVEERLNSDEIKQEIQKRLEEGRRRLNDEVAIQLEKEKEAALLEARQKEEQARKEKEELEKMLEENRKRVEEAQRREALEQQRREEERYRELEELQRQKEEAMKRKKQQEEEERLNQMKLLGKNKLRPKLSFALGSK
- the LOC105779670 gene encoding uncharacterized protein At1g10890 isoform X1 — protein: MPRDMSRLRSRSPSYRRRQSRSPVRHRYGRRSRRDRSLSPYSSYSNSRRKSRSISPRHYKSRSPSARRHKSRSPIPKRYKRQRSTSSSLSPTHKSPSPNLGSIDCKNACEELKKEEEERKRRQQEAELKLIEEETAKRVEEAILKKVEERLNSDEIKQEIQKRLEEGRRRLNDEVAIQLEKEKEAALLEARQKETHVFLYRGRERIHYFPHIIFNEQARKEKEELEKMLEENRKRVEEAQRREALEQQRREEERYRELEELQRQKEEAMKRKKQQEEEERLNQMKLLGKNKLRPKLSFALGSK